From one Magnetofaba australis IT-1 genomic stretch:
- a CDS encoding phosphotransferase, producing MSRLIVYDDTLPVSEAVRSLTGLEHYADLIHRKQRLAERVAQLAANTRGALFTHMRNRADLRALRERLRQEEQIDRVLYWPASLFPSDLDEAGVMLNKLRYADQFYLFGPDPGGACSLADMDVALFQTFCARGLADGDPAFLADRRGVIFTPLENIGQFLDLSDLTACTQLLTRNFDVRFFNGITHNEYEVVKSSSDRDKMRREHDYYGLLPPQMQPFFVQPYDFQEQGERASYRMERLLIPDLAIQWIHQALAPSDLEPLLARVFRFIDLRARKSVPPAQWQAEVEEKYVAKLDERIAAFKRLPLFERVEALLVNATDYTGLDAIVARYHQLYAQLSARRKPGDLVIGHGDLCFSNMLYDKHTQLLRLIDPRGATSEADLYADPYYDVAKLSHSVLGRYDFINQGLFDLRLESGLTLSLTLPIEPDAQVAELFEAYLTRSGFDLTVTRLYEASLFLSMIPLHADVAEKPLGFILNAAAILDWVEQRAAAR from the coding sequence ATGAGCCGCTTGATCGTATATGACGACACCCTGCCCGTCTCCGAGGCGGTGCGCTCTCTGACCGGTCTTGAGCACTATGCCGACCTGATCCACCGCAAGCAGCGACTGGCCGAACGCGTGGCGCAGCTGGCCGCAAACACCCGCGGCGCCCTGTTTACACACATGCGCAATCGCGCGGATCTGCGCGCCCTGCGCGAGAGGCTGCGCCAGGAGGAGCAGATCGACCGCGTGCTCTACTGGCCCGCCAGCCTGTTTCCCAGCGACCTCGATGAAGCGGGCGTGATGCTGAACAAATTGCGCTACGCCGACCAGTTCTATCTGTTCGGTCCCGACCCCGGCGGCGCCTGCAGTCTGGCGGATATGGACGTAGCGCTGTTTCAGACCTTCTGCGCCCGCGGCCTGGCCGACGGCGATCCTGCGTTCCTGGCCGATCGCCGCGGCGTGATCTTCACCCCGCTGGAGAATATCGGTCAGTTCCTGGATCTGTCCGACCTGACCGCCTGCACCCAGCTGCTCACGCGCAACTTCGACGTGCGCTTTTTCAATGGCATCACCCACAATGAGTACGAAGTGGTCAAGAGCTCGTCGGATCGCGACAAGATGCGCCGGGAGCACGACTACTACGGCCTGCTGCCGCCGCAGATGCAGCCATTCTTCGTGCAGCCCTATGACTTTCAGGAGCAGGGGGAGCGCGCCAGTTATCGCATGGAGCGCCTATTGATCCCGGATCTGGCGATTCAGTGGATCCATCAAGCGTTGGCGCCCAGCGATCTGGAGCCGCTGCTGGCGCGAGTGTTTCGCTTCATCGACCTGCGCGCGCGCAAATCCGTCCCACCGGCTCAATGGCAAGCGGAGGTCGAGGAAAAATACGTCGCCAAACTCGATGAGCGCATCGCCGCATTCAAGCGTCTGCCGCTGTTTGAACGGGTGGAGGCGCTGCTGGTCAACGCCACCGATTACACTGGGCTGGACGCCATCGTTGCGCGCTACCATCAACTTTATGCGCAATTGAGCGCACGCCGCAAACCGGGTGATCTGGTCATCGGCCACGGCGATCTGTGCTTCTCCAACATGCTGTATGACAAACACACGCAACTGCTGCGTTTGATCGACCCCCGCGGCGCAACCAGCGAGGCGGATCTCTACGCCGACCCCTACTACGACGTGGCCAAACTCAGCCACTCGGTGTTGGGCCGCTATGATTTCATCAATCAGGGGCTGTTTGATCTGCGTTTGGAATCTGGCCTAACGCTCTCTTTGACTCTACCCATCGAGCCGGATGCACAGGTTGCGGAGCTGTTCGAGGCGTATCTCACACGCAGTGGGTTTGATCTGACAGTGACGCGTCTGTATGAGGCGTCGCTGTTTTTAAGCATGATCCCGCTGCATGCGGACGTGGCGGAGAAACCGCTGGGGTTCATTCTCAATGCGGCGGCGATTCTCGATTGGGTGGAGCAGCGCGCAGCGGCGCGCTAA
- a CDS encoding lysylphosphatidylglycerol synthase domain-containing protein produces the protein MSTRPPHCGWACAGRLLFVIAAIGLLALAWLAPPGAALSAYWRIDAASLLMAGGLYLLSHLMRVLRLGLLLAKHEEFSLMRLGQAHLFTAGLSLLLPFKLGEGMRIVELGHLTGGLWRGFALVWLERVFDALMLLPLLLLALGGDANTDATTPLILSLTLFAVATLLAFVVLPQNLTYLIHRLIRRHHSQRALLALDLMHRIRSRLLHVTDMARGKLATLVTLSFVIWFCEIGLFWLLLHAMADSPEGLFAHIMTALSDSLSAAAPTASANSATAGYAELTRLILTVCAIGALIPYAAWRLRSKPRLRLEPPQ, from the coding sequence GTGAGCACGCGCCCGCCCCACTGCGGCTGGGCTTGCGCCGGGCGCTTGCTGTTCGTCATCGCGGCCATCGGCCTGCTGGCGCTGGCGTGGCTCGCGCCGCCGGGCGCCGCGCTCTCCGCCTACTGGCGCATCGACGCCGCCAGTCTGCTCATGGCGGGCGGGCTCTATCTCCTCAGCCATCTGATGCGGGTGTTGCGCCTGGGATTGCTGCTGGCCAAACATGAGGAGTTCAGCCTCATGCGCCTGGGGCAGGCGCATCTGTTCACTGCGGGCTTGAGTCTGCTGCTGCCGTTCAAACTCGGCGAAGGGATGCGCATCGTCGAATTGGGCCACCTCACCGGCGGACTCTGGCGCGGCTTTGCGCTGGTGTGGCTGGAGCGCGTGTTCGACGCCCTGATGCTGCTGCCGCTGCTACTGCTGGCTCTGGGCGGCGACGCCAACACCGACGCCACCACCCCTTTGATCCTCTCGCTGACGCTGTTTGCCGTGGCCACCCTGCTGGCGTTTGTGGTGCTGCCGCAGAATCTCACCTATCTGATTCACCGACTCATCCGCCGCCACCACTCCCAGCGCGCATTGCTGGCGTTGGATCTGATGCACCGCATCCGCTCGCGCCTGCTCCACGTCACCGATATGGCGCGCGGCAAACTGGCGACGCTGGTGACCCTGAGCTTTGTGATCTGGTTTTGTGAAATCGGCCTGTTTTGGCTCCTGCTGCACGCCATGGCGGATTCGCCCGAGGGGCTGTTCGCCCACATCATGACCGCGCTGTCCGATAGCTTGAGCGCCGCTGCGCCCACGGCAAGCGCCAACAGCGCCACAGCGGGCTATGCGGAGTTGACGCGCCTCATCCTCACTGTGTGCGCCATCGGCGCGCTGATCCCCTACGCCGCGTGGCGCTTGCGCAGCAAGCCGCGTTTGCGCCTGGAGCCCCCTCAATGA
- a CDS encoding sugar phosphate nucleotidyltransferase, whose product MNLILCMAGLYRRFRDAGYEQPKFLLPWQGDVIIGHILEEMLQDGAFDNLLLVANRRDAAHRAALASIVARHGYSERNLIFIDDTRGQAETALLGAHYVMDELQPADQRLAFHNIDTILYGRDYHRIAEALTTADGYIDVFPADSPAYSYVTVDDAYRVTDIAEKVVISNHATTGFYGFRTPQLYAQWAQQSEWRNEFYISDVYKRMLNAGAPLTINPDSDGHRTLILGTPAEYEAACAAP is encoded by the coding sequence ATGAACCTGATCCTGTGCATGGCCGGACTCTATCGGCGTTTTCGCGACGCGGGCTATGAACAGCCCAAATTCCTGCTGCCGTGGCAAGGGGACGTTATCATTGGCCACATTCTGGAGGAGATGCTGCAGGATGGCGCATTTGACAACCTCCTGCTGGTGGCCAACAGGCGCGATGCAGCCCACCGCGCGGCGTTGGCGTCCATCGTCGCGCGCCATGGCTACAGCGAGCGCAATCTGATCTTCATCGACGACACCCGTGGTCAGGCGGAGACCGCCCTGCTGGGCGCGCACTACGTGATGGATGAGCTGCAACCCGCAGATCAGCGCTTGGCGTTCCACAATATCGACACCATCCTCTATGGCCGCGACTATCATCGCATCGCCGAAGCGTTGACCACGGCGGACGGCTATATCGACGTCTTCCCCGCCGACAGCCCCGCCTATAGCTATGTGACGGTGGATGACGCCTATCGCGTCACCGACATCGCCGAGAAGGTGGTGATCTCCAACCACGCCACCACCGGGTTCTATGGGTTTCGCACCCCGCAGCTCTACGCCCAGTGGGCACAACAGAGCGAATGGCGTAATGAGTTCTATATCAGCGACGTCTACAAGCGCATGCTAAACGCCGGGGCGCCGCTCACCATCAACCCCGACTCCGATGGGCATCGCACGCTGATCCTGGGCACGCCCGCAGAGTATGAAGCCGCATGCGCGGCGCCGTGA
- a CDS encoding glycosyltransferase family 2 protein has translation MPDPIMAFIPAYRCARQISRVLKQFDPAMQQRLAEVVVVDNQSPDDTLATAIEGLKSLRHVRVTALRNCDNYGLGGSHKVAFLRTLEKGYAGCLVLHGDDQGSIADIAPLLDAGAHQQYDALLGARFMTGSTLEGYSAFRTFGNHVFNGIYGLAAGKRFYDLGSGLNYFSATRLADEDWRRFANDLTFNYYLSLAMVARDWRMHFFPLTWREDDQVSNVKLFSQARRTLGIAWEFLRDREAFLAANHADRPADFAYPSEEMFTQAPQEGG, from the coding sequence ATGCCTGATCCCATTATGGCGTTCATCCCCGCCTATCGTTGCGCGCGACAGATCTCCCGCGTGCTCAAACAGTTCGACCCCGCCATGCAGCAGCGACTGGCGGAGGTGGTGGTGGTGGACAATCAGAGCCCCGACGACACCCTCGCCACCGCCATTGAGGGGCTCAAGTCGTTGCGCCATGTGCGCGTGACCGCGCTGCGCAACTGTGACAACTACGGCCTGGGCGGCTCCCACAAGGTGGCGTTTTTACGCACCTTGGAGAAGGGCTACGCCGGTTGCCTGGTGCTGCACGGCGATGACCAGGGCAGCATCGCCGACATCGCGCCGCTGCTGGATGCGGGCGCGCATCAGCAGTATGACGCCCTGCTGGGGGCGCGCTTCATGACCGGCTCCACCCTGGAGGGGTACTCGGCGTTTCGCACCTTTGGCAACCATGTGTTCAACGGAATCTACGGCCTGGCCGCCGGGAAGCGTTTCTATGACCTGGGCTCCGGGCTCAACTACTTCTCCGCCACACGGCTCGCGGATGAAGATTGGCGACGCTTCGCCAATGACCTGACCTTCAACTACTACCTGAGTCTGGCCATGGTGGCGCGCGATTGGCGCATGCACTTCTTCCCCCTCACCTGGCGCGAGGATGATCAGGTCTCCAACGTCAAACTGTTCAGTCAGGCGCGCCGCACCCTGGGCATCGCCTGGGAGTTCCTGCGCGACCGCGAAGCATTTCTCGCCGCCAACCACGCCGACCGCCCGGCGGATTTTGCTTACCCCTCCGAAGAGATGTTTACGCAAGCGCCGCAGGAGGGCGGGTAA
- a CDS encoding capsular biosynthesis protein — MQKEKCIVCDIDGTLCPTKRADQSYADLIPYPAMAAQLRAYKEAGFTIILHTARNMRTHEGNIGLINANTAKFTLAWLDQHQIPYDEIHFGKPWQGRGGFYVDDNTIRPDEFLNLSYEEIQTLLAGCRPQEESP, encoded by the coding sequence ATTCAAAAGGAAAAGTGCATCGTCTGCGATATCGACGGCACGCTGTGCCCAACCAAGCGCGCCGATCAAAGCTATGCCGACCTCATCCCCTACCCCGCCATGGCGGCGCAACTGCGCGCCTACAAGGAGGCCGGGTTCACCATCATCCTGCACACCGCGCGCAACATGCGCACCCACGAAGGAAACATCGGCCTGATCAACGCCAACACCGCCAAATTCACCCTGGCGTGGCTGGACCAGCATCAGATCCCCTACGATGAGATCCACTTCGGCAAACCGTGGCAGGGGCGCGGCGGCTTTTACGTCGACGACAACACCATCCGCCCCGATGAGTTCCTCAATCTCAGCTATGAGGAGATTCAAACCCTGCTGGCCGGTTGTCGTCCGCAGGAAGAGTCGCCATGA
- a CDS encoding LIC_10190 family membrane protein translates to MAIGSEEGVMLLSMAALLLQWALGYALVAGVGLPVARRLAWRGGVELCSAAFWSGFALLIAALSVWHLWLPVNGWAIALAAAWGGFGLWRDALKRSWRGWRGPSPGAWALGALLLLYLLFLANRALSGIVTPDAFDYQLPLLRWTQDYAIIPGLSNLNLRAGLNHSYYLFLALFDLPGSPFGAHNIVPGLMMGALMLQLSAAALRVWRRVGRRSDVMATLLLAPMLFQSLYFLSSPSNDAPVFFLALLLALHSARVLLGEIPRQLLSMQIGWILALAVTAISCKMTVALFLGLLSVALLLRLARAQRIPLARKAWVVVPAGLLAALWMGRGMILNGYPLAPLTVGAVGEISWRVPHDYMTFAMAWHKAWTRNPHVSSPDQDVQDWSWLKPWWKRLISASASRYNFPNYHDFSALILLPLLLAAALALRWRRLWRGCRFAAWALLFASGAALAHWFLNGPLPRYMGAMAWALPALLTAALVGGAPRSRLRARGVVLAALALGVACMGMKLSHPTVWPLVPPPPGFGAEPLVRDKPYMTVRTDQGAVVNMPRYNQVCEGVPHPCSATIHPWLAQRDPNTLQAGFVLRPPAGLTWADDPIGRPYFYKSFESLLQIWSSENAESRRH, encoded by the coding sequence ATGGCGATCGGGTCTGAAGAGGGGGTGATGCTGCTGAGTATGGCGGCGCTGCTGCTGCAATGGGCGCTGGGCTATGCGCTGGTGGCGGGCGTGGGGCTGCCGGTTGCGCGTCGCCTGGCCTGGCGGGGCGGCGTGGAGCTGTGCAGCGCGGCGTTCTGGAGCGGTTTTGCCCTGCTCATCGCCGCGCTGTCGGTGTGGCACCTGTGGTTGCCGGTAAATGGCTGGGCCATCGCCCTGGCGGCGGCGTGGGGCGGGTTCGGTTTATGGCGAGACGCGCTGAAACGCTCCTGGCGTGGTTGGAGGGGGCCGAGTCCGGGCGCGTGGGCGTTGGGCGCTCTCCTGCTGCTCTACCTGCTGTTTCTCGCCAATCGCGCGCTCTCCGGCATCGTCACCCCCGACGCTTTCGACTATCAACTGCCGCTGCTGCGCTGGACCCAGGACTACGCCATCATCCCTGGGCTCTCCAACCTCAATCTGCGCGCCGGGCTCAATCACTCCTACTATCTGTTTCTGGCTCTGTTCGACCTGCCGGGTTCGCCGTTTGGCGCGCACAATATCGTTCCCGGTCTGATGATGGGCGCGCTGATGCTGCAACTGAGCGCGGCGGCGCTGCGGGTGTGGCGGCGCGTGGGGCGACGCAGCGACGTCATGGCCACGCTGCTGCTGGCGCCGATGCTGTTCCAGAGCCTCTATTTTCTCTCCTCGCCCAGCAATGACGCGCCGGTGTTTTTTCTGGCGCTGCTGCTGGCGCTGCATAGCGCGCGCGTTCTCCTGGGGGAGATTCCCCGCCAGCTCCTGTCCATGCAAATTGGGTGGATCCTGGCGCTGGCGGTCACCGCGATCTCCTGCAAAATGACCGTGGCGCTGTTTCTCGGATTGTTGTCTGTGGCGCTGTTGCTGCGGCTGGCCCGCGCCCAGCGCATCCCGCTGGCGCGCAAAGCGTGGGTGGTGGTTCCCGCCGGATTGCTGGCGGCGCTATGGATGGGGCGCGGCATGATTCTCAACGGCTATCCGTTGGCGCCGTTGACCGTGGGCGCGGTGGGGGAGATCTCCTGGCGCGTTCCCCATGACTACATGACATTCGCCATGGCGTGGCACAAGGCGTGGACCCGCAACCCCCACGTGAGCAGTCCGGATCAGGATGTACAGGACTGGAGTTGGCTCAAGCCCTGGTGGAAACGTCTGATCAGCGCCAGCGCCAGCCGCTATAACTTCCCCAACTACCACGACTTCTCGGCGCTGATCCTGCTGCCGCTGCTGCTGGCGGCGGCGTTGGCGCTGCGTTGGCGACGACTGTGGCGCGGTTGCCGTTTCGCCGCCTGGGCGCTGCTCTTCGCCAGCGGCGCGGCGTTGGCGCACTGGTTTCTCAATGGTCCGCTGCCGCGCTATATGGGCGCCATGGCGTGGGCGCTGCCCGCTCTGTTGACGGCGGCCCTGGTTGGCGGCGCGCCGCGTTCAAGACTGCGTGCGCGGGGCGTTGTGCTAGCGGCGTTGGCGCTGGGCGTCGCCTGCATGGGAATGAAATTGAGCCACCCCACGGTGTGGCCTCTGGTTCCGCCGCCGCCAGGATTTGGCGCCGAGCCTCTGGTGCGCGATAAACCCTATATGACGGTGCGCACCGACCAGGGCGCCGTGGTCAACATGCCGCGTTACAACCAAGTGTGCGAAGGGGTTCCCCACCCCTGTTCCGCCACCATTCACCCGTGGTTGGCGCAGCGCGATCCGAACACCCTGCAAGCGGGGTTCGTCCTGCGTCCGCCCGCCGGGTTGACCTGGGCGGATGATCCCATCGGGCGGCCCTACTTCTACAAATCGTTTGAATCGCTGTTGCAGATCTGGAGCAGCGAGAACGCAGAGTCACGTCGCCATTGA
- a CDS encoding Na/Pi cotransporter family protein produces MSLPPPLLAATAPAAVNAELDFTAMSFALLGGLALFLLGMETLSKALRHLAGDRLRAVLARLTVNRVAGVLTGASVTALIQSSSATTVLVVGFVSAGLLSLPQSVGIIFGAEIGTTITAQILAFKITHYALPMITVGLALALIFKREIPHQGGRGLVGLGLIFYGMSLMSDAMAPLRHHAPFLEMMAQVETPIVGIALSAGFTALIQSSSATTGIVLSLAGQGLITLPAGIALLFGANIGTCITALLASIGRSREAVRAATVHILFNTLGVLIWTGVIGIDAMAALVGWVSPHSDGLSASAMLAADTPRQLANAHTLFNLLNTLAFLPFVAQFAYLARKLVPEAELAPTPQTTACVDRRLASLDESLLERPGQAIVAARNVIVDAIGQRVLRMYDEVLPALIHADPNALHIVAEMDHQIDLAYRSVVDYLGRLSVRKPLSHAHKRRIAALLEIARQLESIGDIIETNLVHLGERHIRDGDRFSVFAHEHILLSHKEVGETLNNCLTALMECDAACAHEVVQSKPHIQSLLSTATRQQTRQLAHGIGTPRTYALEMDVYEQFTRIYYHAKRIAKTLQGVGRELTQPWRSGRMGGVASSPLVAPLAAPLAPHGGSRRPRR; encoded by the coding sequence ATGAGCCTGCCGCCGCCGCTGCTGGCGGCCACAGCGCCTGCTGCGGTGAATGCAGAGCTGGATTTCACCGCCATGAGTTTCGCGCTTCTGGGCGGGCTGGCGCTGTTCCTGCTCGGCATGGAGACCCTCTCCAAAGCGCTCAGACATCTGGCGGGCGACCGGTTGCGCGCGGTGCTGGCGCGTCTGACCGTCAACCGCGTGGCCGGGGTGCTGACCGGCGCCTCGGTCACCGCCTTGATTCAATCCTCCTCCGCCACCACCGTGCTGGTGGTCGGCTTCGTCAGCGCCGGTCTGCTCTCTTTGCCGCAGTCGGTGGGCATCATCTTCGGCGCCGAAATCGGCACCACCATCACCGCGCAGATTCTGGCGTTTAAGATCACCCACTACGCCCTGCCCATGATCACCGTCGGACTGGCGCTGGCGTTGATCTTCAAACGCGAAATTCCGCATCAGGGCGGGCGCGGATTGGTGGGCTTGGGGCTGATCTTCTACGGCATGAGCCTGATGAGCGACGCCATGGCCCCGCTGCGTCACCACGCGCCGTTTCTAGAGATGATGGCGCAGGTGGAGACGCCCATTGTGGGCATCGCGCTATCGGCGGGGTTCACCGCCTTGATCCAATCCTCCTCCGCCACCACCGGCATCGTGCTGAGTCTGGCCGGGCAGGGGTTGATCACCCTGCCTGCAGGCATTGCACTGCTGTTCGGGGCCAATATCGGCACCTGCATCACCGCGCTGCTGGCCTCCATCGGGCGTTCGCGGGAGGCGGTGCGCGCAGCCACGGTGCACATTCTGTTCAACACCCTGGGGGTGCTGATCTGGACCGGGGTGATCGGCATCGACGCCATGGCGGCGCTGGTGGGTTGGGTTTCGCCTCACAGCGACGGTTTGAGCGCCAGCGCCATGCTGGCGGCGGACACGCCGCGCCAACTGGCCAATGCCCACACCCTGTTCAACCTGCTCAACACATTGGCGTTCCTGCCATTTGTGGCGCAGTTCGCCTATCTGGCGCGCAAATTGGTGCCCGAGGCCGAGCTGGCGCCGACGCCGCAGACAACCGCTTGCGTCGATCGGCGTTTGGCGTCACTGGATGAATCATTGCTCGAGCGCCCCGGTCAGGCCATCGTGGCGGCGCGCAACGTCATTGTGGACGCCATCGGCCAACGGGTGTTGCGCATGTATGACGAGGTGCTGCCGGCGCTGATCCATGCTGACCCCAACGCCCTGCACATTGTGGCGGAGATGGATCATCAGATCGATCTGGCCTACCGCAGCGTGGTCGACTATTTGGGGCGGCTGAGTGTGCGCAAACCCCTCAGCCATGCGCACAAACGGCGCATCGCCGCGCTGCTGGAGATCGCCCGGCAGTTGGAGAGCATCGGCGATATTATCGAGACCAATTTGGTGCATCTGGGCGAGCGGCACATCCGCGATGGCGATCGCTTCAGCGTGTTCGCCCACGAGCATATTCTGCTCTCCCACAAAGAGGTTGGCGAGACCCTCAACAACTGTCTGACGGCGTTGATGGAGTGTGACGCCGCCTGCGCTCATGAGGTGGTGCAGAGCAAACCCCACATCCAATCCCTGCTGTCGACCGCGACCCGGCAGCAGACCCGGCAACTGGCCCATGGCATCGGCACGCCGCGCACCTATGCGCTGGAGATGGATGTTTATGAACAGTTCACCCGCATCTACTACCACGCCAAGCGCATCGCCAAAACGCTGCAGGGGGTGGGGCGGGAACTCACTCAACCTTGGCGTAGCGGGCGCATGGGGGGCGTGGCTAGCTCGCCATTGGTCGCGCCACTGGCGGCGCCTTTGGCTCCCCATGGCGGGAGTCGGCGGCCGCGCCGTTAG
- a CDS encoding response regulator has product MNGSRLRFEVVDTGIGIAPDQADNIFSPFAQGDASTTRRYGGTGLGLAISCKLVEKMGGELGLESTPGEGSAFIFQVPMPPCAAPTASADDAHEQTTQPSDARSLRILIAEDSEDNILLLKAYLKRSAHRIIFARDGREAVYEFERAPFDLVLMDVQMPRMDGYDATRAMRAIERQRNEREIPIFALSAHASKEAHKNSHEAGCDGHLTKPIKKARLLELFDSVSAQLH; this is encoded by the coding sequence ATCAACGGATCGCGTCTGCGCTTTGAGGTCGTTGATACGGGCATCGGCATTGCGCCTGATCAGGCGGACAACATCTTCTCGCCCTTTGCCCAGGGCGACGCCTCCACCACCCGGCGCTATGGCGGCACCGGCCTTGGCTTGGCCATTAGCTGCAAGCTGGTGGAGAAAATGGGCGGTGAACTGGGACTGGAAAGCACACCGGGCGAAGGCAGCGCATTCATTTTCCAGGTTCCAATGCCCCCCTGCGCCGCGCCCACCGCCAGCGCCGACGACGCCCACGAGCAGACGACGCAACCCAGCGACGCCCGCAGCCTGCGCATTCTCATCGCCGAGGATTCCGAAGACAATATCCTGCTGCTCAAAGCCTATTTAAAAAGGAGCGCACACCGCATCATTTTCGCCCGCGACGGCAGAGAGGCGGTGTATGAGTTTGAGCGCGCGCCGTTTGACCTGGTGCTGATGGATGTGCAGATGCCGCGCATGGACGGCTATGATGCGACGCGCGCCATGCGCGCCATTGAACGCCAACGCAATGAACGCGAGATTCCCATCTTCGCCCTCTCCGCCCACGCCTCCAAAGAGGCGCACAAGAACAGCCATGAGGCGGGCTGTGACGGACACCTGACCAAACCCATCAAGAAGGCCCGCCTGCTGGAGCTGTTTGACAGCGTGAGCGCACAACTGCATTAA
- the tnpA gene encoding IS200/IS605 family transposase, with product MKYRYGSHTVYNIEYHFVWATKYRYKVLSGEVATSVREYVRQTCEAFEIRILKGVVSKDHVHILVSAPPNMAPSEIMRRIKGRSSSKLFEEYPHLKKRYWGRHFWARGYFCATVGQITDEMVQEYLEHHFEPNPNDKFQLEPE from the coding sequence ATGAAATACCGATACGGAAGCCACACGGTATATAATATTGAGTACCATTTTGTGTGGGCGACAAAGTACCGCTACAAAGTTCTGAGTGGAGAGGTGGCGACCAGCGTCCGTGAGTATGTGCGGCAGACGTGTGAAGCGTTTGAGATCAGGATACTCAAGGGGGTGGTGAGCAAAGATCATGTCCATATTTTGGTCTCTGCGCCGCCGAACATGGCTCCAAGTGAAATCATGCGCCGGATCAAAGGGCGTTCGTCGAGCAAATTGTTTGAGGAATACCCCCACCTCAAGAAACGATACTGGGGCCGCCATTTTTGGGCGCGAGGGTACTTCTGCGCGACGGTCGGTCAGATTACAGATGAAATGGTTCAGGAGTACCTTGAGCATCATTTCGAGCCGAATCCGAATGACAAATTCCAGTTGGAGCCAGAATAA